One window of Diabrotica undecimpunctata isolate CICGRU chromosome 8, icDiaUnde3, whole genome shotgun sequence genomic DNA carries:
- the LOC140447600 gene encoding uncharacterized protein has protein sequence MAGREWYFGFRKRHPELSCRKPEACSLSRSTAFNRHNVSTFFKNLETVLKRESRFSDGSRVFNLDETGTTTVQAPPKILAKKGMKQVSRCTSGDRGVLVTTCSIICAGGYALSPAMVFPRVHFKEIMIQDAPAGTLRLAASSGWMNRELFPQVMKHFIKYSSSSCNNPSLLIMDNHESHLSMETLDLAKSNGVTILTLPPHCSNKKQPLDVAVFSSFKEHYNNDMQGWLLNDPGIPVNIFPFLMSAVTGRPENHSEPTVIQQPEQETKKQQGIEGTDETPAENKTNNKSSFVSPQIFRGFPKAQKRKIQKSRRQGKTIIATDTPEKDELAKRELSRKKVNQTAVKKVTRKITDDDYDEEQEWQESSSESDWTPEDPIPDLTEELTRPPTKNNFVLVQFTTKNLIYFVGKILNVLGKDEFEISFMRKSAKVTGKFFFPTNPDISVVRLEDIKMLLPQPILSGSTSRQNAYMSFEINFNNHDVR, from the coding sequence ATGGCAGGTAGAGAGTGGTATTTTGGCTTCAGGAAAAGGCATCCAGAATTAAGTTGTCGAAAACCAGAAGCTTGTAGTTTATCCCGTTCTACTGCGTTTAACAGGCACAATGTttcaacttttttcaaaaatcttGAAACAGTTCTTAAGCGTGAGTCTCGTTTTAGTGATGGCAGTAGAGTCTTTAATTTAGACGAGACTGGAACCACCACAGTTCAAGCTCCTCCTAAAATTCTTGCCAAAAAAGGTATGAAACAGGTCTCTCGATGTACTAGTGGGGATAGAGGGGTTCTTGTAACGACCTGCAGTATCATTTGTGCTGGTGGTTATGCCTTATCTCCGGCCATGGTATTTCCCAGAGTTCATTTCAAGGAAATTATGATACAAGATGCTCCAGCTGGTACGTTGAGATTGGCTGCTTCTTCTGGATGGATGAACAGGGAATTATTTCCGCAAGTAAtgaaacattttataaaatattcttctAGTTCTTGTAACAACCCCAGCCTTCTTATCATGGATAATCACGAGAGCCATTTGTCAATGGAAACCTTGGATCTTGCAAAGTCGAATGGGGTCACAATATTGACACTACCTCCACACTGCTCAAACAAAAAGCAGCCCTTAGATGTAGCAGTATTTTCATCGTTCAAGGAGCATTATAACAATGACATGCAAGGTTGGCTTCTTAATGACCCTGGTATTCCAGTAAATATTTTTCCTTTCCTCATGTCGGCTGTAACAGGCAGACCAGAAAATCATTCTGAACCAACAGTTATTCAACAGCCTGAGCAAGAAACAAAAAAACAGCAAGGCATCGAGGGAACTGATGAAACGccagcagaaaataaaaccaataataaatcTTCTTTTGTTTCTCCACAAATCTTTCGAGGATTTCCAAAGGCacaaaaaagaaagattcagAAATCTAGAAGGCAAGGAAAAACAATTATTGCGACTGACACTCCTGAAAAGGACGAACTAGCTAAAAGGGAATTGAGTAGAAAAAAAGTAAACCAAACAGCTGTTAAAAAGGTGACAAGAAAAATTACAGATGATGATTATGACGAAGAACAAGAATGGCAGGAATCATCAAGTGAAAGCGACTGGACACCGGAAGATCCAATTCCAGATCTTACTGAGGAATTAACCAGACCTCCAACTAAAAATAACTTCGTTTTGGTACAGTTTACGACCAAGAATTTGATTTACTTTGTTGGGAAAATATTGAACGTTTTGGGAAAAGATGAATTTGAAATTTCCTTTATGAGGAAAAGCGCAAAAGTAACTGGCAAATTCTTCTTTCCTACAAATCCAGATATTTCAGTTGTTCGGTTAGAAGATATTAAAATGCTTTTACCTCAACCGATTCTTTCTGGCTCAACGTCAAGACAAAATGCCTACATGagttttgaaattaattttaacaatcaTGACGTTCGGTAA